aatacatagtTACATACTTAgtagtacatacatagtacatacatacatatgtatgtacatatgtatgtatgcaaacaATGCACAGTGCACGTTTTGTGTCATTAACCCTCATTCAAGGAAAAGCGCAAACTCCCACAAGTCATGCAAACTCATGAACTTTTCCTGGAAAATGTCGAAACAAGTAGAAATATAAAAGCAAAATTCTTGAAATAGTTGGGCGGCCAGACAGAAACATTGCTGCATTGTCTTCGCAAGTGCTGCACATTACCAATTCCCGCAGAACCAAACATCGCCAGTCGCTCGCTCTAAGAGCAAAGTAATTATGGGGCAAACCCTAAGCGCTTTCTGTTGGgtgctaaaaataaacgaaaatcaCTTTTTAGTTGAATGTAATCAGCGTTCAAACACCCCTAATGTGCCACGCCCTCCGTGCAGAGAGCCCTTGTATGGAAGGGTTCTTTTTGCTTCGTTCAAAAACATTAACATAGCCGGTGCCAGCCGCGCGGAGAGTGCATTGAAGCTGCAATATAAGCGGTGATGCCctttatacaaatattttcagagAACAAAACTTAAAAGGGAAAACATAAAGGAGAATTACATAGAAATTTGTACCGCATGGACAATAAATTCAGGATAAGTTGGTGGAGCTTCATCTATAGGGGTAAACACATTAAAGTATTCCCAACCAAAGGCTTACCAGCTTCAGGGCACTAAAATGTCGAAATTGTAACGTGTGCATCGAGTGCAATAGAAAATGCACAGACTCTTGCATTAGCACAGCCCaaggtacataaatatgtacagctACAAACATAAGCACACAGAGTACAtattatgtgtgtgcatgtggatGCTTGCTGTACGCTTACAGTGCATCCTCGAAGAAGTGCACAAAGTGTCAAAGGAAAGAAGACTTCAAATATTTAGTAATTTCTTACACACAGATATGTTAAACTCTTTCTTATCGCTTGATCAATTCGCTTGTACATAATGTGATCTCCATTTCAGGTGTTAACAGTActtctatgtacataaatggcAACTCCAACACGCCCACTTGACTAGCGAGGGTGCCGCGCTGCagtgatatacatatgtacatatgcaatggttttttgttgttgttatgctGCTCCCAGACTCCAGCATTTTGCCCACTTTATGACTCCAAATGCTTTTTTGCCCGCTCCCTCTGCTCCTTTGCTGCTCCTAACTGGGGGTTGGCACTGTCCCGAAAGAGTTTGCCGTTGGCTGCTCGCTGTTTTTGCATTCCCTTTTGTGCAATGTTCGCTCCGGTGTTTTAATGGGCAACGGGGAGTGCACGTGCACGAAATTGTGGCAGACGctctttattttcattaacatttttcaagTTCCCATTGACCGCCTTAAAGCTGCAAGGCTGGACACAGCGCATGCGCCGTCTAACAGTGCACCCTCTGGCATTACAGATGGAGAGGTGCCGTCCCGGGGATGTGGTAATGATAGTCTAGCGcttgatgtacatacatatacatatacatatgtacatttgtatgtaaatctGGTAAAAGGTTCCTATTCTGCAATGGGCTTTGATATGTTTTCTAGGACTAACTCTTTGTGGCTATTCGAATGTCCTCTCCAAAATAagaactaatttaagttcacGTTCATCCCCTGCTTTAGTCCTCAAATCATCCTTGCAAAATGCTGAATTATTAAAGACTCCAGCAAAAGATAAGTTCGAGCTTTTCATCGATTTTCATTGCTGAGATATGAGAAGAGCCGAGCCGGCTGCACCATATGGTGACTGGAAAGGACAGAATGAGCTTTCCTTCGTTCGGtttccgtctctctctctcttccctggAACATCCCGTTATCGATAAAAGTCCAGCCCAACAGCTGTTTACAAAAGCCCCAAAGCTTTCCCCGACTAAGGGTTGTGTTTTGTCGCGTTCACCCCCACAGCAAGAGAAAGTCAGCAATTTGCTAGGGACTTTCCATTGGTTTACATTTTAGCTGAATGctgtatttttgtttcgttttcggaaaattgtttcaaggcaacacaaaaaaaatacagccTGAAACAGTGGAAAATCGTACAATAAATAACAATCTGTGAACGTTTAGTTGTgacgcggcagaagcagatgGTAGTGAAAATTGAGGCAAAcgcaaaaatcaataaacgaGAAATTTTGTAAACACGCCAAGCCCTCGACCAGCCTCTGCGCTACTCCACCTGCTCCCCCTCCACACCAGGTTCGCCTCTCAAATGTTTTCCaatctgccgctggctgcgttgctgctgctcgtcgcAGTGGAAGCAACGGAGTATGTGGTGAATGCGCCACAGGCCAGTCCGTTTGTGCAGCATCAACTGGCCAAGCGGATGGACCTAGAGGTGTGCATAGGTAAGGTGTCAGAGCACAAAGAATTTACCACACATAGACTCATGCTTCCACTTGATTCGCAGGCCACTTTGATGTACACAAGAACACGATAATCCGCACCGGAGAGTCCCAGGCGATCGGGGGCAAGTACTTGCAGGGCCTCGAGCTGGACACCATTGAGGAGTGCGAGCGCCTGTGCTGCGAGACGGACGCCTGCGATGTGTACATCTTCGAGCGGAAAGCCGGTGGCTACTGCTACCTGTTCGAGTGTGGTCCGCCAGAGAACTTCCACTGCAAGTTCACGCGGCACGCGAACTACACGAGCGCCGTGCTGACGCCCCAGCCCCAGGCCGCGCCCAGCGAAGTGGCCAGCACTCCACGAACTCCGTTGCCGCACATtcccagcaacaacatctCGCAGCAGGAGTGGGAGCTGAGCAACCTCAAGCTAAAGCCGGAAGCGCGGGACAAGCCAACGGTGTccacagcttcagctgctgctgcggcggctgcctcTGTCCCATCGGGTGTGGCTCAGCCAGCGGTTGCCCCGGTCCAAAGTGGTTCGTTTACTTGCAGCAATTCCAATGAGAGACTGTCGAACATTTACCCCTTTCTAGCTCCCATCAGCAGTTGCGGTCGCTTCCAGTTCACTTGCCACTCGGGCGAGTGCATCGCTGTCTACAACGCCTGTGACGGCATACCCCAATGCGAGGATGGCAGCGACGAGGGACCGGAAGTAAGTACCATAACTACTTCCCTTGCCCTTTCACTggaatgttttgtttgtttgctttcagtGCATTACCATTTCGTCACCGGTCACCAAGCCTCCCGGCAGCAACCCGGATCTGGTCAAGCCCCTGGCCCCGCAGCAATATCTGCCAGCTCCgcccatgcagcagcagttgcaggtTCCAGCTCAGACattgccccagcagcagcagcaacatgttaTAGTTCTGGgcccaccgccaccaccgccgccacctccACCAATGGCCAACAATCGCGAGGATGCTGCCGCTTGGGCCAATCGCAAGATA
The sequence above is a segment of the Drosophila subobscura isolate 14011-0131.10 chromosome U, UCBerk_Dsub_1.0, whole genome shotgun sequence genome. Coding sequences within it:
- the LOC117900960 gene encoding low-density lipoprotein receptor-related protein 11, with product MFSNLPLAALLLLVAVEATEYVVNAPQASPFVQHQLAKRMDLEVCIGHFDVHKNTIIRTGESQAIGGKYLQGLELDTIEECERLCCETDACDVYIFERKAGGYCYLFECGPPENFHCKFTRHANYTSAVLTPQPQAAPSEVASTPRTPLPHIPSNNISQQEWELSNLKLKPEARDKPTVSTASAAAAAAASVPSGVAQPAVAPVQSAPISSCGRFQFTCHSGECIAVYNACDGIPQCEDGSDEGPECITISSPVTKPPGSNPDLVKPLAPQQYLPAPPMQQQLQVPAQTLPQQQQQHVIVLGPPPPPPPPPPMANNREDAAAWANRKILVDGQQQQQQQQQIHLAQAQGEVLNNDEQSHIFSHKGGLQLQQVSSGQGQGVGPGQVQVQGHSAQLQLPGYDNNQAMAAGSVYGMSLPRSGMYLSPPQQQQQQLPSSSVQQQSAAWPQAQVQQPAPMAPQKQSQVYGSAPSVPVPQQAMLPVLNAAPTHGKNQGAGGADEDYDDYEEEKSTEAPKKKQRKHKKVKAKTAAKDPIELALEQTQQQQQQQQEVPALPVPVGPVHEQYKMIHENLALEFRDHDGHSERPGGAVLSLTFGLLVTAALAILIGCRMRTVGRRARRVGGKTPYSQEADFLVNGMYL